In the genome of Chryseobacterium arthrosphaerae, one region contains:
- a CDS encoding SRPBCC family protein has product MELKTKIHAEDGKQEIFIIREFDLPVELLFKAYTEAELFEQWMGTKVTKFENRPHGSYRFETSNPQGEVMFSANGTIHDIVQNEKIIRTFQMENTPFPPQIEFLEFEKLTDTTSKITIQTIYKSVDFRDQHLKMPFAQGINMAHNRLQELFK; this is encoded by the coding sequence ATGGAACTTAAAACAAAAATTCACGCAGAAGACGGAAAACAGGAAATCTTCATCATCAGAGAATTTGATCTTCCGGTAGAACTGCTTTTCAAAGCCTATACAGAAGCTGAACTTTTCGAACAATGGATGGGAACCAAAGTGACCAAATTTGAAAACAGGCCCCATGGGAGTTACCGTTTTGAAACTTCAAATCCTCAGGGAGAAGTCATGTTCAGTGCCAATGGAACCATTCATGATATCGTTCAGAATGAGAAAATTATAAGAACCTTTCAGATGGAAAACACGCCTTTTCCGCCTCAGATCGAGTTTTTAGAATTTGAAAAACTAACCGATACGACCAGCAAAATCACCATTCAAACCATCTATAAATCTGTAGACTTCAGAGATCAGCACCTGAAAATGCCATTCGCACAGGGAATTAATATGGCGCATAACCGTTTACAGGAATTATTTAAGTAA
- a CDS encoding ArsR/SmtB family transcription factor translates to MNLRRDVFQAIADPTRRSILMLVAAQSMTAGAIASNFDTARPTVSKHLQILTECELLRSEQNGREIIYHLNPNKMKEIADFIEPFRKMWDEKFNKLESVMKAYQNISNK, encoded by the coding sequence ATGAATTTAAGAAGAGATGTTTTTCAGGCGATTGCAGACCCTACCAGAAGATCCATACTGATGCTGGTGGCTGCGCAATCTATGACTGCAGGAGCCATTGCTTCCAATTTCGATACCGCAAGACCTACCGTTTCCAAACATCTTCAGATCCTTACAGAATGTGAACTTTTGAGATCTGAACAGAACGGCCGTGAAATTATTTACCACCTCAATCCCAATAAAATGAAAGAAATAGCCGATTTTATAGAGCCGTTCCGCAAAATGTGGGATGAGAAATTCAATAAGCTGGAAAGTGTGATGAAAGCCTATCAAAATATAAGTAATAAGTAA
- the blaIND gene encoding IND family subclass B1 metallo-beta-lactamase has translation MKKRIQFFMVSMMLSPLFSAQVKDFVIEPPIKKNLHIYKTFGVFGGKEYSANSVYLVTQKGVVLFDVPWEKVQYQSLMDTIQKRHNLPVIAVFATHSHDDRAGDLSFFNNKGIKTYATAKTNEFLKKDGKATSTEIIKTGKPYRIGGEEFVVDFLGEGHTADNVVVWFPKYNVLDGGCLVKSKAATDLGYIKEANVEQWPKTINKLKSKYSKASLVIPGHDEWKGGGHVEHTLELLNKK, from the coding sequence ATGAAAAAAAGAATTCAGTTCTTTATGGTTTCAATGATGCTAAGTCCATTATTCAGTGCCCAGGTAAAAGATTTTGTCATCGAACCACCGATTAAAAAGAATTTACATATTTACAAAACTTTTGGTGTATTCGGAGGTAAAGAATATTCTGCCAACTCAGTATATCTTGTTACCCAAAAAGGAGTTGTCTTATTTGATGTTCCGTGGGAAAAGGTACAGTACCAAAGCCTAATGGATACCATCCAAAAACGCCACAATTTACCCGTAATAGCTGTGTTTGCCACTCACTCCCATGATGACCGTGCCGGAGATCTGAGCTTTTTTAACAACAAAGGAATTAAAACCTACGCTACTGCCAAAACCAATGAATTCCTGAAAAAAGACGGAAAAGCAACATCCACAGAGATCATTAAGACCGGAAAGCCTTATCGCATAGGAGGTGAGGAATTTGTGGTTGATTTTCTTGGAGAAGGGCATACTGCTGATAATGTAGTGGTATGGTTTCCCAAATATAACGTCCTGGATGGCGGATGCCTTGTAAAAAGTAAAGCTGCAACCGATCTTGGATATATTAAGGAAGCCAATGTAGAGCAATGGCCCAAGACCATCAATAAACTGAAATCCAAATATTCAAAAGCAAGCCTGGTTATTCCCGGACATGATGAATGGAAAGGTGGAGGCCATGTAGAACATACTCTTGAACTTCTTAACAAAAAATAA
- a CDS encoding metal-dependent transcriptional regulator, with protein sequence MKTTLTEENYLKALFHLVDNEGKVTINELSKFLNVKMPSVNNMMKKFAEKKWVIYETYKPLIVTGSGRREAALVVRKHRLTEMFLVKKMNFGWENVHEIAEQLEHVHSQIFFDKMDEILDYPKFDPHGEPIPDKDGNIIAQDLQKLSNCEIGETVVFASVTLSDDAFLTYLNDRQLLLNTKVKIVKIESFDKSMTIEISGKKEVLSKKATEKILVKK encoded by the coding sequence TTGAAAACAACCCTAACAGAAGAAAATTACCTGAAAGCTTTGTTTCATTTAGTTGACAATGAAGGAAAGGTGACGATTAATGAACTCAGCAAATTTTTAAACGTAAAAATGCCGAGCGTTAATAATATGATGAAGAAATTTGCAGAAAAAAAATGGGTCATTTATGAAACCTACAAACCTCTGATCGTTACCGGAAGCGGAAGACGTGAAGCTGCTCTTGTGGTTCGCAAACACAGACTTACCGAAATGTTTCTGGTGAAAAAAATGAATTTCGGATGGGAAAACGTCCATGAAATTGCAGAACAGCTGGAACATGTACATTCTCAGATATTTTTTGATAAAATGGATGAAATTCTGGATTACCCGAAATTCGATCCGCATGGAGAACCTATTCCTGACAAAGACGGAAATATCATTGCTCAGGATCTCCAGAAGCTAAGCAACTGTGAAATTGGGGAAACGGTAGTTTTTGCTTCGGTCACCTTGTCTGATGATGCTTTTTTAACCTACCTGAATGACAGGCAACTTCTGCTGAACACCAAAGTAAAAATTGTCAAAATAGAAAGCTTTGATAAATCGATGACCATTGAGATCAGTGGAAAAAAGGAAGTCCTCAGCAAGAAAGCCACAGAAAAAATACTGGTAAAAAAATAA
- a CDS encoding aminotransferase class V-fold PLP-dependent enzyme: MDLNTIRQDTIGCSDKIFLNSAGSSLMPKIVVETITNYLYHEQQIGGYMAAGRNAESIGQFYEEAAKLINTRPSNIAFVNSSTDGYAKALSSIPFEKGDCIITTNNDYISNQIAFISLQKRFQIKIIRAADLPDHELDLEDFEKLIRKHQPKLIAVTHIPTNSGLVQNVEAVGRLCRQYDILYLVDACQSVGQRVVDVEKINCDFLTATGRKFMRGPRGTGFLYVSDRILHAEMAPLFLDSNGAQWTEFDHYQLNGTARRFELFERSNALLMGFKEALRYANTIGMAAIENYNRELSGKLRVNLQNSGYRILDQGNQLSSIVTFCQKDNKIDKIQKVLNENSVFFTVSNKTNALIDFTFKNVDHAIRLSPHYFNTAEEIEVVSGLLAR; the protein is encoded by the coding sequence ATGGATTTAAATACAATAAGACAGGACACGATCGGGTGTTCTGATAAAATATTCTTAAACAGCGCAGGTTCATCCCTGATGCCTAAAATTGTGGTGGAAACCATTACCAATTATTTATACCATGAGCAGCAGATCGGTGGTTATATGGCAGCCGGGAGAAATGCTGAATCAATCGGTCAGTTTTATGAAGAAGCGGCAAAGCTCATCAATACCCGTCCTTCCAATATTGCTTTTGTCAACAGTTCAACGGACGGTTATGCCAAAGCACTGTCCAGCATTCCATTTGAAAAAGGCGACTGTATCATTACTACCAATAATGATTACATCTCCAACCAGATTGCTTTTATTTCTTTACAAAAGCGGTTTCAGATTAAGATTATCAGAGCTGCGGATTTGCCTGATCATGAGCTGGATCTGGAGGATTTTGAAAAACTGATCAGAAAGCATCAGCCTAAATTAATTGCCGTGACCCATATTCCTACCAATTCAGGTTTGGTACAAAATGTAGAAGCGGTCGGTAGGCTATGCAGGCAATATGACATTCTTTATCTTGTAGATGCCTGCCAGTCTGTAGGCCAGAGGGTAGTAGATGTGGAGAAAATCAATTGTGATTTTTTAACGGCAACAGGAAGAAAGTTTATGAGAGGGCCAAGAGGAACCGGTTTTTTATATGTTTCTGACAGGATTTTACATGCTGAAATGGCACCTCTGTTTTTAGACAGTAACGGAGCACAATGGACAGAATTTGACCATTACCAGCTAAACGGAACAGCCAGACGTTTCGAACTCTTTGAAAGGTCTAACGCTTTGCTGATGGGATTTAAAGAAGCCTTACGATATGCGAATACCATTGGAATGGCTGCCATTGAAAATTATAACCGGGAACTGTCCGGAAAGCTCCGGGTAAACCTTCAGAACAGCGGTTACAGGATTCTTGACCAGGGAAATCAGCTAAGCAGCATTGTTACGTTCTGTCAGAAGGATAATAAAATTGATAAAATTCAGAAGGTCCTGAATGAAAACAGTGTATTTTTTACGGTAAGCAATAAAACGAATGCATTGATAGATTTTACGTTTAAAAATGTGGATCATGCTATTCGCCTGTCACCTCATTATTTCAATACTGCGGAAGAGATTGAAGTGGTATCCGGTCTTTTAGCACGATAG
- a CDS encoding VOC family protein: MKPKMIWANLAVANLERTQKFYEAIGCTPNNPHTSNELVSFFFGENNFVIHFFLKNILETNVKGVSFGDSQTSNEIIFTVSAENSEQVDQWAEEVKNAGGTIVSEPESFGNNYYGFVFADPDGHKFNVFKM; this comes from the coding sequence ATGAAACCAAAAATGATCTGGGCCAATCTGGCAGTTGCCAACCTGGAACGCACCCAAAAGTTTTATGAAGCGATAGGATGTACTCCCAATAATCCCCACACTTCTAATGAATTAGTAAGTTTCTTTTTCGGAGAGAATAATTTTGTGATTCATTTCTTTCTGAAAAATATCCTGGAAACCAATGTAAAAGGTGTTTCTTTCGGTGATTCCCAAACCTCCAACGAAATTATATTTACCGTTTCTGCAGAAAATAGCGAACAGGTAGATCAATGGGCTGAAGAAGTTAAAAATGCAGGCGGAACCATAGTTTCAGAACCCGAAAGTTTTGGCAACAACTATTATGGCTTTGTCTTTGCAGATCCGGACGGACATAAATTTAATGTCTTTAAGATGTAA
- a CDS encoding threonine aldolase family protein, which yields MKFSFKNDYSEGCHPNILQALLQYNLDQQAGYGEDEYSLKAKALIKEKMNSKHADIYFVSGGTQANLIVISAILKPYQCVISAASGHILNNETGAIEATGHKVLSIQTEDGKLSPSDIIPVLEGHRNVPHQVMPKLVYISNSTELGTIYQKKELEELSAFCKENHLYLFMDGARLGHGLSSEISDLDLENIAALTDVFYLGGTKNGALIGEAIVINNPVLQEDFAFNIKQKGALLAKGRLLGIQFLELMKDNLYFDLAKHANQQAMKIKKAMQEKGVEFLSDTYTNQIFPILHHDLIQVLSEDFEFYVWKKVDENSSAIRLITSWNTADEAVNRFIEIIQAEL from the coding sequence ATGAAATTTTCATTCAAAAACGATTATTCTGAGGGATGTCACCCGAATATCTTACAAGCACTTTTACAATATAATCTTGATCAGCAGGCCGGCTATGGTGAAGATGAATATTCATTGAAAGCCAAGGCATTAATTAAGGAAAAAATGAACAGCAAACATGCTGATATCTATTTCGTTTCCGGTGGAACCCAGGCGAATCTGATTGTGATCTCTGCTATTTTAAAACCTTATCAATGTGTGATTTCTGCTGCTTCAGGGCATATTCTGAATAATGAAACCGGAGCGATAGAAGCAACCGGCCACAAAGTGCTGAGTATTCAGACAGAAGATGGGAAGCTGAGCCCTTCAGATATTATTCCGGTACTGGAAGGTCATAGAAATGTTCCTCACCAGGTAATGCCTAAGCTGGTTTATATTTCAAACTCTACGGAATTGGGAACCATATATCAAAAGAAAGAACTGGAAGAACTTTCAGCGTTCTGTAAGGAAAATCATCTGTATCTGTTTATGGACGGGGCAAGGCTTGGGCATGGTCTTAGTTCTGAGATCAGTGATCTTGATCTGGAAAATATCGCTGCTCTGACAGATGTGTTTTATCTGGGCGGTACTAAGAACGGAGCATTGATAGGAGAGGCCATCGTGATTAATAATCCTGTGCTTCAGGAAGACTTTGCATTTAATATCAAACAGAAAGGTGCTTTGCTGGCCAAAGGAAGACTGTTGGGAATACAGTTTCTGGAACTCATGAAAGACAACCTGTATTTTGATCTGGCCAAACATGCCAACCAGCAGGCGATGAAGATCAAAAAAGCAATGCAGGAAAAAGGAGTAGAATTCCTTTCAGATACCTATACGAACCAGATTTTTCCTATTTTACATCATGATCTGATCCAGGTATTATCTGAAGATTTTGAGTTTTATGTGTGGAAGAAAGTAGATGAAAATTCCTCTGCGATTCGTCTTATTACCTCCTGGAATACAGCTGATGAAGCTGTAAATCGTTTTATTGAAATTATTCAGGCAGAACTCTAG
- a CDS encoding YdcF family protein: MKFVLDFLFRVLQLFTEPYFLVFLAVVSIALLKRKNKRKHLRTGILISAILMVILIGNGFLGKLIAGYLQKNYISTSEVKNTAVQNPVIVVLGGGVVDIDNTEKLHTMSYSRMVTAYQLYHEYRKNNQPCKIVISGKGRGHKSEAELFSEDFKKMGVPDSDMIREDQSMNTYQNAKYSSGILNKMAPSHIYLVTSGFHMKRSVALFQTFGVKPIPKASDFIDTEITVFPNSYNAAFTFVMLKEVVGIWQVQLYNSLGMNK, encoded by the coding sequence ATGAAATTTGTACTGGACTTTCTATTTCGTGTTTTACAGCTTTTTACAGAACCGTATTTTTTAGTATTTCTTGCAGTAGTCAGCATTGCGCTATTGAAAAGAAAAAATAAAAGGAAGCATCTGAGAACAGGAATTTTGATATCAGCAATTCTCATGGTTATCCTTATAGGGAACGGTTTTCTGGGAAAACTGATCGCCGGATATCTGCAGAAAAATTATATCAGTACTTCTGAGGTGAAGAATACAGCTGTTCAGAATCCTGTTATTGTAGTATTGGGCGGTGGAGTTGTGGACATTGACAATACAGAGAAATTACACACCATGTCGTATTCCAGGATGGTCACTGCTTATCAATTGTATCATGAATACAGGAAAAATAACCAACCCTGTAAAATAGTAATTTCCGGAAAAGGAAGAGGACATAAAAGTGAAGCGGAATTATTCAGTGAGGATTTTAAAAAGATGGGCGTGCCGGATTCTGATATGATCAGGGAAGATCAGAGCATGAATACGTATCAGAATGCAAAATACTCCAGCGGGATATTAAATAAGATGGCTCCTTCCCATATATATCTGGTTACTTCCGGGTTTCATATGAAGAGATCTGTAGCGCTGTTTCAGACATTTGGGGTGAAACCAATTCCAAAGGCATCTGATTTTATAGATACTGAAATCACTGTATTTCCCAATAGCTATAATGCTGCATTTACATTCGTTATGCTGAAAGAGGTCGTAGGAATATGGCAGGTACAGTTATATAACAGCCTGGGAATGAATAAATAA
- a CDS encoding DoxX family protein has protein sequence METSNRSEKRTKIIYWIFTLWMALGMVSTAIVQLMKNKDELANFTNLGYPAYLMTIIGVWKLLGVIAILIPKQLLLKEWAYAGFFFVMSGAVISHLIVGDTAGRTFPAVLLLALVIISWYFRPADRKISIQ, from the coding sequence ATGGAAACATCTAACCGATCAGAAAAAAGAACAAAGATCATCTATTGGATCTTTACCCTCTGGATGGCACTAGGCATGGTCTCTACAGCCATCGTTCAGCTTATGAAAAATAAAGATGAGCTTGCCAATTTTACCAATCTTGGCTATCCGGCATATCTTATGACCATCATCGGCGTATGGAAACTGCTGGGCGTTATTGCCATTCTCATCCCGAAACAATTACTGTTAAAAGAATGGGCTTACGCTGGATTTTTCTTCGTAATGTCCGGAGCTGTTATATCTCATCTTATTGTTGGTGATACTGCCGGAAGAACCTTTCCTGCTGTTTTACTGCTTGCTCTGGTCATTATTTCATGGTATTTCAGACCTGCTGACAGAAAAATTTCCATTCAATAG
- a CDS encoding DUF4209 domain-containing protein, whose product MKELSKEILNNKYSKELRFELFNLWKNNSTDKQINSLYQLINCNLTEDSFENLLKDPKFILPEILIDNIEISARINDIKFILGDKDKLNCIKNAVDSYIRIYERTDELDYLIRSLELIRKVKSIFKQDLTRLEEKILQIIFRLESSYYQLKLLSASINLLILEVSSEKLKNYFIIKLKESLKANQYDDALNYIQGLNKLGYFNHNQLKIETALCLEEEADYYKSQKDENTYNPNILSTYLDALKQIKGIVVDKSFKTRLEKKIKKEQKIEAEIISIIGTTGKSKLNIPQLIKEQNIDDFYSGFNFLLWYPIFNPTFIKKQENNNFYQRYFPKSVHITNKGTVSGISNTGEFNLNQEREHYRNITISLIQEIKFIMDLDEQVSRDWVAEMISECNSPFIPKDREYLFIEGIYTGFQNNFILASHLLIPQIENSLKYIIEANNRNTIRLSDDIQNDNTLGGVLNTEENGKMLDGICEKNLLLELNSFLVDGNSVNFRNKISHGLISPLEINYYGIYLWWLSLRMIVQTEEYFKIE is encoded by the coding sequence ATGAAAGAATTATCAAAAGAAATCCTGAACAACAAGTATTCAAAAGAACTAAGATTTGAATTATTTAACCTTTGGAAAAACAATTCTACAGATAAACAAATAAATAGCTTATATCAGCTCATTAACTGCAACCTTACAGAGGACAGCTTTGAAAATCTTTTAAAAGACCCTAAGTTCATTTTACCTGAAATACTTATTGACAATATTGAGATATCAGCTAGGATTAATGATATAAAATTTATTCTCGGGGACAAGGACAAATTAAACTGTATAAAAAATGCTGTAGACTCTTATATAAGAATATATGAAAGGACTGATGAATTAGATTATCTAATTCGTTCCCTAGAATTAATACGAAAAGTAAAATCTATTTTTAAACAAGATCTTACACGATTAGAAGAGAAAATACTACAAATAATTTTTAGATTAGAATCATCATATTATCAATTAAAACTTTTAAGTGCTTCCATCAATCTTCTAATTCTAGAAGTTTCTTCAGAAAAGCTTAAAAATTATTTTATAATTAAATTAAAAGAAAGTTTAAAAGCAAATCAGTATGACGATGCTCTTAATTATATTCAGGGATTAAATAAGTTAGGGTACTTTAATCATAATCAACTCAAAATAGAGACAGCATTATGTTTAGAAGAAGAGGCAGATTATTATAAGTCTCAAAAAGACGAAAATACATATAACCCAAACATATTATCAACTTATCTTGATGCTCTAAAACAAATAAAAGGAATTGTTGTAGATAAAAGTTTTAAAACTAGACTTGAAAAAAAGATAAAAAAGGAACAAAAAATAGAAGCAGAAATTATATCAATAATTGGCACTACTGGCAAATCAAAATTAAATATTCCTCAGCTAATAAAAGAACAAAATATTGACGACTTTTATAGTGGTTTCAATTTTCTATTATGGTATCCTATTTTTAATCCTACTTTTATTAAAAAACAAGAAAACAATAATTTTTATCAACGATATTTTCCGAAAAGTGTCCACATTACAAATAAAGGAACTGTTAGTGGTATTTCAAATACAGGAGAGTTTAATTTAAACCAAGAAAGAGAACATTATAGAAATATTACAATTTCATTAATCCAAGAGATTAAATTTATAATGGATTTGGATGAACAGGTGTCCAGAGATTGGGTGGCAGAAATGATTAGTGAATGTAACAGTCCATTCATTCCAAAAGATAGAGAATATTTATTTATTGAAGGAATTTACACTGGATTTCAAAATAATTTTATACTTGCATCACATCTCCTTATCCCTCAAATTGAAAATAGTTTGAAGTACATTATAGAAGCAAATAATAGAAATACTATCAGACTTTCAGATGATATCCAGAACGACAATACCTTAGGCGGTGTATTAAATACGGAGGAAAACGGGAAGATGCTTGATGGTATTTGTGAAAAAAACTTATTATTAGAGTTAAACAGCTTTTTAGTAGACGGTAATAGTGTAAATTTTAGGAACAAAATATCTCATGGATTAATTTCGCCATTAGAAATAAACTATTACGGTATTTATCTTTGGTGGCTTTCCTTAAGGATGATTGTACAAACTGAAGAATATTTCAAGATAGAGTAA
- a CDS encoding helix-turn-helix transcriptional regulator, giving the protein MSYTDMQNKKIHQGRNIKRFREMLGIKQEALAFELGDDWNQKKVSLLEQKETVESDILAQVAKILKVPAEAIENFDEEQAVNIISNTVNNNDNATGNSLYSYQPTFNPIDKMVELYERMLQQQKEMIEKLEKLLQQK; this is encoded by the coding sequence ATGAGTTACACAGATATGCAAAATAAAAAAATACATCAGGGTAGAAATATAAAACGTTTCCGTGAAATGCTGGGCATCAAACAGGAAGCCTTAGCTTTTGAACTGGGTGACGACTGGAACCAGAAGAAAGTTTCTCTTTTAGAACAGAAAGAAACCGTAGAATCTGATATTCTGGCGCAGGTAGCGAAGATTTTGAAAGTGCCTGCGGAGGCGATTGAGAATTTTGATGAGGAACAGGCGGTGAATATTATTTCAAATACCGTCAATAACAATGATAATGCTACAGGTAATTCTTTGTACAGCTATCAACCTACTTTCAATCCTATTGATAAGATGGTAGAGCTTTATGAGCGTATGCTTCAGCAGCAAAAGGAGATGATTGAGAAGTTGGAGAAGTTGTTACAACAGAAGTAA
- a CDS encoding YdeI/OmpD-associated family protein, whose protein sequence is MNPKVDFFFDKATQWKEEFEKLRTIALSTGLVEDLKWGCPCYTYEGKNIFLIHGFKEYCALLFFKGALMKDPDQILIQQSENVQAARQIRFTDLHQINDLEKELQAYMFEAVEIEESGAKVEMKKTRDFEMAEEFQNKLNDDAVLKEAFESLTPGRQRAYLLHFSSAKQSRTREARIDKCIPQILEGKGLND, encoded by the coding sequence ATGAATCCAAAAGTTGATTTTTTCTTCGATAAAGCTACCCAATGGAAAGAAGAATTCGAAAAATTAAGAACCATTGCCCTAAGTACCGGACTGGTAGAAGATTTAAAATGGGGCTGCCCGTGTTATACCTATGAAGGGAAAAATATTTTCCTGATTCACGGATTTAAAGAATATTGTGCCCTGCTCTTTTTTAAAGGGGCTTTGATGAAAGATCCGGACCAGATTCTAATTCAGCAGTCTGAAAATGTGCAGGCGGCAAGACAGATCCGTTTTACAGACCTTCACCAGATCAATGATCTTGAAAAAGAACTTCAGGCTTATATGTTTGAAGCTGTAGAAATTGAAGAATCCGGGGCTAAAGTTGAAATGAAGAAAACCAGGGATTTTGAAATGGCTGAAGAATTTCAAAACAAACTGAATGATGATGCAGTATTAAAAGAAGCTTTTGAATCCCTTACACCGGGCAGACAAAGGGCTTACCTACTCCACTTTTCCTCCGCCAAACAGTCCAGAACCCGGGAAGCAAGAATTGACAAATGCATTCCACAAATCCTGGAAGGAAAAGGCCTTAACGACTAA
- a CDS encoding HNH endonuclease family protein yields the protein MKFIARKEPDYFKDFNFNKDNYYKYFERIRPDLIKEFNNKCGYCEGDLNITSLPQIDNFYPKNKYSQEAFKWNNLILCCQVCNIVKMDKFPLDENNMPLLINPSIEEPQEHLTLDINSGLLEGKTEKGKITISTFALNRPELVELRRKSGNLQQIQSSFPNLNIELDRNSIFIAFKDNINKILEVTNKLNEDSSGDNLVAYLLYANVITSLETYLADIFINTIFQNTLYLKKFVETYPKFKGKDNSQKFELSEIFMKYNKIEEIVTDEILGIIYHNLSTVNQMFKDTFTIKFPSDKATIYKAIEIRHDIVHRNGKTKIDKETKASTEHNIGKKEIQELITATTKFVSEINEQMIEL from the coding sequence ATGAAATTTATTGCTCGAAAAGAACCTGACTATTTTAAAGATTTTAATTTTAATAAAGATAATTATTATAAATACTTTGAAAGAATTCGTCCAGATTTAATTAAAGAATTCAATAATAAATGCGGATATTGTGAAGGAGATTTAAATATAACCAGTTTACCACAAATTGATAATTTTTACCCAAAAAATAAATATTCCCAAGAAGCTTTCAAATGGAATAATTTAATATTATGTTGCCAGGTTTGTAATATAGTTAAAATGGATAAGTTTCCTCTTGATGAAAACAATATGCCATTGCTTATAAATCCTTCAATAGAAGAACCGCAAGAGCATCTTACTTTAGATATTAATTCTGGATTATTAGAAGGAAAAACAGAGAAAGGGAAAATCACTATTTCTACTTTTGCCTTAAACAGACCAGAATTAGTCGAACTAAGAAGAAAATCTGGAAATCTTCAACAAATTCAATCATCATTTCCTAATTTAAATATTGAGTTAGATCGTAATAGTATTTTCATAGCTTTTAAAGATAATATCAATAAAATACTGGAGGTTACTAATAAGTTGAATGAAGATTCTTCCGGAGACAATTTGGTAGCATATCTATTATATGCAAATGTTATTACCTCTCTAGAAACTTATTTAGCTGATATTTTTATAAATACTATCTTTCAAAATACTTTATATTTAAAAAAATTTGTGGAAACTTATCCAAAATTTAAAGGCAAAGACAATTCACAAAAATTCGAACTGTCTGAAATTTTTATGAAATATAATAAAATTGAAGAGATTGTTACTGATGAAATTTTAGGAATAATATATCATAATCTTTCTACAGTTAATCAAATGTTTAAGGATACCTTTACAATCAAATTCCCAAGTGATAAAGCAACTATTTATAAAGCAATTGAAATAAGACATGATATAGTTCATCGAAATGGAAAAACGAAGATTGATAAGGAAACAAAAGCATCAACTGAACATAATATAGGAAAGAAGGAAATTCAAGAGCTGATTACTGCAACAACTAAATTTGTTAGTGAAATAAACGAACAAATGATAGAACTATAA
- a CDS encoding DUF4256 domain-containing protein — protein MKKKSLTPEQSENLLKVLQTRFEKNMNRHKGLKWEKIQAKLKASPEKLWSLNEMEETEGEPDVVDYNQKTDEYLFFDCSPESPKRRSLCYDYPAWESRKANKPESNAIDKASEMGIEILTEEQYRQLQELGKFDQKTSSWVKTPVSIRELGGAVFCDRRYNTVFYYHNGADSYYAARGFRGSLKV, from the coding sequence ATGAAAAAGAAATCATTAACCCCGGAACAAAGCGAAAATCTTTTAAAAGTACTCCAAACCCGTTTTGAAAAAAACATGAACCGCCATAAGGGCCTGAAGTGGGAGAAAATACAGGCCAAACTGAAAGCCAGTCCTGAAAAGTTATGGTCTTTAAACGAAATGGAAGAAACTGAGGGTGAACCTGATGTGGTAGATTACAATCAAAAAACAGATGAATACCTCTTTTTCGACTGCTCCCCGGAAAGTCCGAAACGCAGAAGCCTTTGTTACGACTATCCCGCCTGGGAATCAAGAAAAGCCAACAAACCGGAAAGCAACGCTATTGACAAAGCTTCAGAAATGGGAATTGAGATCCTAACCGAAGAACAATACCGCCAGCTTCAGGAATTGGGAAAATTCGATCAGAAAACTTCAAGCTGGGTAAAAACACCTGTTTCTATCAGAGAACTGGGTGGCGCTGTTTTCTGTGACAGACGTTACAATACCGTTTTCTATTATCATAATGGTGCAGATTCTTATTATGCAGCGAGAGGGTTTAGGGGGAGTTTGAAGGTTTGA
- a CDS encoding SymE family type I addiction module toxin gives MKEIVIRGKYKIVSIRNLTVSHKVFGRAYRRLVFFPEIRLAGKWLLDSGFEPGDKVLVTVRRNQIILEKEMNYE, from the coding sequence ATGAAAGAAATAGTTATCCGGGGCAAATATAAAATAGTGTCCATCAGGAACCTTACGGTTTCCCATAAAGTGTTTGGAAGAGCATACAGAAGGCTGGTTTTCTTCCCGGAAATCCGGTTGGCAGGGAAGTGGCTGCTGGATAGTGGTTTTGAACCGGGAGATAAAGTGCTGGTGACGGTTCGGAGGAATCAGATTATTTTAGAAAAGGAAATGAATTATGAATAG